Proteins found in one Hirundo rustica isolate bHirRus1 chromosome Z, bHirRus1.pri.v3, whole genome shotgun sequence genomic segment:
- the C9orf72 gene encoding guanine nucleotide exchange factor C9orf72 homolog isoform X3 produces MEDQGQSIIPMLTGEVIPVMELLSSMKSHSVPEEIDISDTVLNDDDIGDSCHEGFLLNAISSHLQTCGCSVVVGSSAEKVNKIVRTLCLFLTPSERKCSRLCRSESSFKYESGLFVQGLLKDATGSFVLPFRQVMYAPYPTTHIDVDVNTVKQMPPCHEHIYNQRRYMRSELTAFWRANSDEEMSQDHIIHTDESFTPDLNVFQDIVHRDTLVKAFLDQIFHLKPGLSLRSTFLAQFLLVLHRKALTLIKYIEDDTQKGKKPFKSLRSLKIDLDLTAEGDLNIIMALAEKIKPGLHSFIFGRPFYTSVQERDMLMTF; encoded by the exons ATGGAGGATCAG GGTCAGAGCATCATTCCAATGCTGACAGGAGAAGTCATTCCTGTAATGGAACTCCTTTCATCTATGAAATCACACAGTGTTCCAGAAGAAATAGAT ATAAGTGACACAGTGCTAAATGATGATGACATTGGGGATAGTTGTCATGAAGGCTTTCTCCTCAA TGCCATTAGTTCACACCTGCAGACCTGTGGTTGTTCTGTAGTTGTAGGAAGCAGTGCAGAAAAAGTTAATAAG ATTGTGAGAACGTTGTGCCTGTTTCTCACACCATCTGAGCGGAAGTGTTCCAGACTCTGTAGAAGTGAGTCCTCTTTCAAATATGAGTCAGGACTTTTTGTTCAAGGCTTACTCAAA GATGCGACAGGAAGCTTTGTGTTGCCCTTCCGTCAAGTAATGTATGCCCCATACCCTACTACACATATAGATGTGGATGTCAATACAGTGAAGCAGATGCCCCCTTGTCATGAACACATCTATAACCAACGACGATACATGAGATCTGAGCTGACAGCATTTTGGAGAGCTAATTCAGATGAAGAAATGTCTCAAGATCATATTATCCACACTGATGAGAGTTTCACACCTGATTT aaATGTCTTTCAAGATATCGTGCATAGAGATACATTAGTAAAAGCCTTCCTGGATCAG ATCTTTCACCTGAAGCCTGGCTTGTCTCTAAGAAGTACTTTTCTTGCACAGTTTCTGCTAGTCCTTCACAGAAAAGCCCTAACTTTAATAAAGTACATAGAGGATGACAC gcaaaaaggcaaaaaaccttTCAAGTCTCTTCGTAGCTTAAAGATAGATCTTGACTTGACAGCAGAGGGCGATCTTAACATAATAATGGCTTTGGCTGAGAAGATTAAACCAGGCCTACACTCCTTTATCTTTGGGAGGCCGTTCTACACTAGTGTACAAGAACGTGACATGCTCATGACATTTTAA